agaaaaaaaaaattaaaagaatacaGAAAGTACTGTTTACTATCACAGACACCACTTTTGCACAAGAGAAAAGTATTTGAAGCTCATGGGATAATTGAaccacaataaataaatatagatacAACCTTAACCTCTTATCATGCTCCTTATATATGCACAACCTTATCTTCTTGTTTTTAACTAAAAGTAGGCATTTATGGATTGATGCAAGGTTGACGGTAGCTTTTCTTGTATCCCTTTCACATGCACAACTAATTCAAGCATGATTGACTTATTGGCTTCAGCTTTCTCCATATCTGATGACTCTTCTATTCTTTCATCTTGACTTCAAACTATTAGAAGTGggtttttaagtttaacttaactCCACAAAATCGATTTGtatggtgaggtttgcacttcactttatatattataatttggccttatttCTAATCGTGGGatttccaacacacccccttcacgtcgaggtatagacatcttgGGCGTGATAATAGAAATGGGATGGTCTGATAACAACCCGATAACGGGTgtaatagaagaatagaatgcacACATATATCTCGCTAGAATAGGTTTCAACCAcgactttgataccatattagaaatggacttttaaacctaactcaacccatAAAACTGGTTTGTATAGTGAGATTAGTACCTcactttatatattataatttggccttatctttaGTCATGAAACTTCCAACACAAACATTCAAAGTTTGATGACTCCACTCTCTTCTCATCCATTATTGTAATAAACAAGCCTTCATGTAACAAGTTGTTCCTCCATGTGAAAAAATCTTCTAATTTATAGTTGAAGATTCTCTTATGCAACAATTTCCTCTCTTTATTCTTGTAGATATCTCACATTATTTAGAAATGTGACCAAATTATGAAATATGAGAGTGTACAAATCATATTACAAAGATAGTTTTGGAAGTTgagttaaatattaaaactttactttttaaatcttAACCTTTTTACATGTCCAAAATTATGaggtaagaaaaattaatctcaattaaatttaCTATTCCAGTTAAAGGTTTTTCGTATACATATAAACAAAACCATAACATTACTCCTAGAATAAATATACATTCATATAATAGACTTCCTGATGCAATAGTAATATATTtgagattaaattatatttacaactAATACAAACATATgctaattaaaactaaaactaatacaaaaatcaattaatttgaAATCGTCTAAAAAGCAAAAACCAGTGTAATTTTGAAGGAAAAAGAAGTTACAGGCTAAATAATTCCAAGCATGGTACAATAATTACTATACAAATTATGTATCAAATAACTTAGATTTTTAATTGCAAATCATTTCACATTGTGAATTGGAAAATACATATACATTTAAAAAGTGTAACATATATAAGACATATAAACTTAAACATgtaaaaatctaattaataataaccACGTTAAAAAAAGAGTGGTTATATTGTATCAATAAGTGGACTATATTCGATTAAACTAGGTTGAATGTCAACTCCTTttgttaaatgatttttttcttacCAGTAATTGACTAACCAGTTAAGTTCTACTAGACAATCTCAcactataaaatataaacaaatattttctactaGTATTCTTTTGAATTTCAACCATTTTTAACTATCCTcgtttaagtattattttttcaagTCACTTCTgactcaattaaatattatcttaaCAAGTCACTTTTGACTTATACAATGTTGCAAGGTGATCAACAAATAATCTATTTTACTCATGTCTTTCAACGTATACCTTTAAAAAATGTATGATATTTTGATGGAGGACATCTAGAAGCCACATTGGACTTCTCACTAGAGTAATGACAAAGAGGATGAAAGAGGAAGTTGAACCTCAAAGAACTCTTCTTCAATGGAGGATTACTAGTCTATTCCTTTCTCTTAAAAACCTTGTAAATATGTACATATAGCTTTCTTTTAGGTTTTGTATCTAGGCCAATAACATTGTATAATGTTGATTAAGTAGCTTAACACAAGGTAGAGGAGATTAGCACCACTTTTAGGCTTTGAAACTTGATTGACGCCTCATTTGGGCTTGTTTTGGGCCTTGAAGGTTCATTTGGACTTGGAAGAGTGGAGGAACATTAATGAGTGCTTGACGTTAGTGAATTTCAATGCTTAATTAACagttatttattatgtataaaaattgtgataactatccaattttacttgttttgtaGAAACACACCAATTCAAGGAGTTAAACATGCATTTTgatgaaaagaagaagatttgCAATCATTTTGGAAGAATCTGACAAGCCACATTTGGAGCGTCACTTAAGGGCTTAAGCCATAGAAGAAAATCCACCAAGGAAGGCTTCCTTAACCCATTAACTAAACTTGAGCCATGGAAGAGTGCTTCATTATTAAGCAACCTCAAGCAGCTCAAGCAATAGGGGAACCCACCAAAGGAAGAAACCTCAATGCGAGAGCTATAAGTCACCACTTGAGTCGTGTTACGAAAGTTTATAAATACAAGTACCTTGGAGAtaagtaagaaaaaataaagagatccaaaaaatagaaataaacttCAGTTTTAGCCCTCTTAGGATAATTTTAGAGAGAGACTCATAATCCTTGAACTTCAAATATACATCCTTAGAGGATTAGGAGATGTTTTCctccttacttgtaattttttCTATCTTCACAAGGAGCTAAATCTCCATATGTTGGAGCATGATATAGTAGATtcaaactctcttgtatttggTGACTGACAAGTTTCATACAGGACAATAGGCAAACTATTAGTCTTTTGGCACCGAGATGGGCTTGGAGTACCATAAAGAGGACTCTAGGACTTGATCACGTGAAACTACAAACTTGAAGGAAGATCTAATGCAAGAGAAGAGGGATTTGTGAAATCAAACTCCAACACGGTTTTAATACTATAATCACTCATTTGATTGCTTAAAATGATTTATAGATTAGTGTGACAACACCCTCACTTTTCACTCTCACagtttttacataaaaatagtctcatatcaaatcaaactaatcATAACATTGTTATTTAAACCAAATCTCTGTAGATATGACACTTATTTACTACATTAACCCAGTATACTTGCTGATATATTCCTGGCCTTGCAATAGTCAATCGAACAAGTTTTTGACATCGTTGTCGGGAATTTAAGTCAAGAAATCTTTTTTTAAGATTAGATTAATCAtcatataaatatgtatattgtTGTAAAAAGAACtaacctattttattttttctgttattttttgttttatggttattgttttattgattttcattatttttgcaTAAATTTGGTGATGTAAAGTTGTTCACTACTATTTTTAGTTGTTGTGCAtgcaaaaaagagaaaacagtCTCTGTTGTTTGATTTAAAGGTAGAACAAACATTTAGAAGGCACAACAACAAGAGCAAAACATGGAAAAATCTTTACGCTACTGCTCAAGCCGCAAACTGAAGTCGTGAACGCTCATTTTGATCTAGAGACAAATCTTGATATGGAAATAGACTCTTCAAATCAAATGGTTGCTGAACAAAGAGGGTCACAACACTTCTCAAACATAGTAAAACCGTAAAAAAAAGTGGAGATGAAACCTGCTTTACTTTCTCTTATCACAACAAATCAATTTGCTGGATTAGATCAAGAAGACACATTCAATCACTTAACCACATTATGTGAACTGTGTAAAAccttgaaaacatattttgatgaTGAGGTAACTATTTACcttagttaaaaaaatactacaacatgtatattaaaaaaaatattcaaccatttccaaaaatataatttatgatattaaaaGGAGAATGATAGTATAAAAAGATGCAAAAGCTAAAAACctaatgatttaaaaattaattttgaagaggTTATTTAAATAGAGAACATAATATGTTTTCAATTTTggtgaattatttatttaaaacctaAACATACTATTTACGATATTAATGAGAATGATGGAAACTAAAATAAAGAGATGTAAAAGCTAAACCAAATGGCGCAAAGTATCATATGAAACATAACTAAAAACTACTACtactgaaaagtaaaaaaaggaaagaaaaatagttgTTAAAAAGATTTGAGAATAACATATATGATAAATGATATGACTACAGAATTAGGGTACACCAAAGAAATAAagtattaacaaaatattttgctTACTTATTTTTGAAGTGAATGGTCCTGAGCTTTTGAACTTCACTTTCTTGGTGAAATATAACCTTTTATGTGATTATAACATTTTGACGTTACCATTTGaagaattaatttaatattgaaaCAAACCTAATAAAGGAAATTATcgattcaaataataatattataaatagtaatactaataatattaataatttaacaaaaatgttaaattaaaatatataattattgatttagaataatgttaaaataaaataaaattattgattaaataataataatattaataattaataattaaagaaaaagtttgaatatcatataattattgattaaaacagtaataatattaatattaataattaaaaaaatttatgtgttgattacaataataacaataaaaataataatatcattaatatttaaagaaaagtgttaaaagaaaatataattattaaacaatattctaataataataataattattatattaatacttAAGAGAGAAGATGTGAATGGATAGGAACTTAATGTCCCAATTGAAATATAACCTCTctagttaaaataatttgatttaactgtatttgaaaaaataatttaatatagaaACTCCATAAATGAAAATAGTAAAGTCTAACAAATAATTTCAGTTTTCaataaattctaataaaaaaattgtaattaaaaagtaataattaaactaataagttaaaataagatgtaattattgattcaaataataataatagatgtACAGATATGTATAGAATAAATGTACAGATAATTATAGATGAATAAAGTGAATGtagacattttatatatatataaatgtatactTATTGTCATAGGCGAAAGTCGAAATTGTAAAATCAAAACCCTTCCTAAGACCCTGCCACCGTCTGACGCCGTCTGCCGCCTTCTCTTTGTGGTCACCACGCCGTGCGATTTCAGGTTTTCCAATCTAACTTCTTCTTCTCAGAGTGTTTGTTTTTTGCGTTTTGCGCGTATGTATCAATTTTACTGTATATCTTTTCACTTTTCACTCTGTTTCTCTTTAGCTTTCCAGGGAATGTTTCTTCAACTGATGGTGTTATTAGGTTCAGTGTAGAATATGTTCTTTTATCGAGACCTCATCTCTAATAGTCATGGAAAATGGTATTTGATTTAGGAGCCAGTTGGTGCCACTTTAGGCACCATAGCATTTACTATTTAGGGTTTTTCGTTGAGATAAACATTAATccaataattacaaattaagtGGGTATATGGAGCAGCTAATGTGTATCTCTACAAAAAGGAGATATCCTGTGATCATTGTCCATGGAGGGCTAGTTTATAGGGTAGGGGGGTAGGGGAGAAATAGCAAAGGGAAGAATAAAAATTCGGTGAGAAATTGGCTAGACATTTGCATTGGGGGGTGATGAGGAATTGGCTAGACATTTGCATTGGGGACAGAGTTTGCGTCTTGCAACAATAGTTGCTGTCTTCTTTTCTGCATTGCCATTTTCTGTTTTACTGATTTCTTTTTCTAAGGTGGAGTTATATTGTTGCTGTAAAGGACTTCTTCTCTTAGAAtatcatctatttcctttcatATACTATCAGTTTCCATTAGGTTTTGTTAGCTCATATGATTTAAGCTGGAGTTATATTGCTGTGCTATGCTATCTTGAATCAAAGAAATTCAACATATTAGAAGTAAACAACATTTTTAGTTACTCCTCTTACTCTATTGTATTATGTTTGATGCCTCTGAAATTCTCTCATTTGTTCTACCTCCACAATCCCAATCTGGGAAAACTAAACCAATTAGACACTTTCTCAACTCTTCCTCTATTTTTGCATAGAAATCATTCAAATAAaccatcatcttctccattctgTTGAATCCCTGACCTGCCCTCTTAGGGCCTTCATTTGCTGGCCATTGTGGTTGTGGTTCTGACTCTTCTGCCATTATTGGTTGACTTTGACATCTATTACGAAAGCCTAAacttttttaacttgttttaaggTGATTCACAACCCCTGTGGAATGACTGAAATGTAGAACTGGAGGGAAAAATGTGGTTGTTTTGCACTTATGATGGTAGATTTCCACTGCTGTTTATCAATGCTTTTCTACAATTTATGCTTGGAATTGAGAACTTATTCATGCTAATATGTTTTATTGACCAATGACATTTCTCTGGGTGCTAAATCATTGTCAACTTGATTTTGATCTGAGATTGATAAACACAGTAGGATATCTTGCATAATATATAAtgtatgattaatttttttttccataattATGCATAGTAAAATTGTTAGTAATCTTTCATGAACTATTTATAattgttcttatttttgtatGCAACCTGGATGTCATAACCGCTAGTAGTTTGGTGTTAACATGTAAATCCTGCTGTTGAAGTTAAGACTTTTGATTTGGAGGTGTGGCATCATATTTCTGCTCTACCCTGATTGTAGCTGGTTCTGAATGTACATTTGCATTGCTTTAATTGATGTTTTGACGTTGAAACTTGTACAGGGGTGAGAGTGTTACCTAGCTAAAAAGCATGTCAGCTGGGCCTGGACTTGAGTCCCTTGTAGATCGTAAGCCAtctataaatattatgttttgcCATGATGTTTACTGTGCTTATCAATGacaattattttagttaattaaacATTGTAAACTAATTCTCCATCAAATTTTGTTTCCGTCATCTGTGAGATATGCTCTAAACATGATAGTAGTTGCTATCCTTTACTGAATCTTTTGTTTGTTGACAGAGACAATTTCAGTCATTACAAATGATGGACGGAATATAGTGGTATGCTTTTGTACATGAACAAAATTCAGTTTTTTTGTCAGTTGTCTTTTAATAAGTGTCATTGCTCAGGCTACAAACATGTCTTTTTGTTCAGGGAGTCCTGAAGGGCTTTGACCAGGCCACAAACATAATTCTTGATGAGTCCCATGAGCGAGTTTATTCTACAAAGGTATGTGAAACTATGCAGTTGTAGAAACATTCCTTCAAAGATTAATGAGCCATAACTTTAGTGAATTTTGATACGAAGCTTCAAAAGTTAGTTCCTTAAAAGTGGACATGCTCACTATTCAGGGTAAAGTAAGCCCATTTTTTCTATTCAATGTTTAAAAGGCTAAGATTGACCCTTTCCGTTGAAATGTtgttaaattattgaatatgaaACACATAAAACTTACCCCTCTTGCCCACTTGTTCTCTCTATTAGATGACAAGCAAGGCTATGCGGTATTAGATTCTGCATCAGGCAAAGGGCTAGATCCATGTCCACCATGCAAAATGTTAGATATACTTGAGAGTGAGATATTTTTCCACGACTAAGAAAGACCTTGCAAAACTGGTTTGGTAATGCCAACATTCACAACAACCACAGTATTTTTATCTTACTAGGAGAGGTCTGTTACATGAATTACACTACACCATTGGGTTTGGTTAAAAACCAAATTCTGAAGGATACTATTCATCAGGAGACTCCTTTGAGTAATTTCCTTCAATGTCCTTCTATGCTCCCTTTACCCATTTTCACAAAACTGAATCATATGATATGCTTTCTTCTTCCGTCTCTAATAACCTTCTTTGAAAATGTCTGTTGTTGGCATCTATGATTTACCAAATATTTTTCCTCTGTTCCTTATTATTGcaatatatatattcactttTACACTTAAGCAAAATTCCTTTGGTTCTATAATTCTCACTCCCAAAAATTTAACTACTTTCTATGATTCAACTTGttatttttctccatttttggTTGAAGAAAATTTACGTTCTTTGCATGTAATCAATGTTTCCCCTGATATTTTTGTCTGTTTCATAGATATTTGTCTTTTATTATGTTGTTTGTGAGCATTGGAATTTCCCCCTTGAATTCGAGGACAAGAACCTtctaaaagaaagataaaatgcTGGAATACTTCTCTGCctttttattcatt
This window of the Vigna angularis cultivar LongXiaoDou No.4 chromosome 7, ASM1680809v1, whole genome shotgun sequence genome carries:
- the LOC108336407 gene encoding sm-like protein LSM8, yielding MSAGPGLESLVDQTISVITNDGRNIVGVLKGFDQATNIILDESHERVYSTKEGVQQLVLGLYIIRGDNISVVGELDEDLDSNLDLSKLRAHPLKPVIH